The window TACAATACGAATATGATCTTCTGAAATTCGATAAAAAATAACATGATTGTCTTTTGGAAAACTATACAAACCTTGTTTTATTTCATTCCGAGTTTTGCCCAATTGTGGATTTATAATTAAATTTTGAAAAATATCGTCTATCTCAAAGAGGTACTTTTCAGCCTGATCAAATCCAAATTCATCCATTGTATAATCAAAAATATTTACCAAATCTTCATCGGCAATTTCTGATAAAATATAGAATTTCTTAGACATTGCTATCTTTCTTTTGCTTCTTGGCTTGGATAATATCTTTTACAGAACGGGAACTCGATTTGTCATTCCAGCCTTTTTCTATTTCAGCTTTTAAATCTTGAATTAGTCGATGACGATAAATTTCGTGAAGTCTTAATGCGTCACGTACAACTTCGCTTGCATTTTGAAAATCTCCAGACTCAACCTGTTCTGAGATATATTCAGTTTGTTTTTTCGTGAAACTAACATTCATTTTTTCTAAATATTTATTCAAAAATACATATTATGTCTAAATTTAGCAAATATAGATATGTATTCATTTGGGTTGGAGGGTTTGAGAGTTGAGCGTTTTAGAGTTATAATAGTGCTATTTGTGAAAATATTCTTGAAATTCATGTTTAAAAAAGTGTCAATTGCTGAGAAAACTGATTCTGAAATTTCGACTGACTTCCGCCAATAATCAACTTCCTTAAATTTAAATCAGTCAAATGTTTTAAAAACGGATTTCCATAAGTAAAGTCGATGAAATATTTAGCACGATTTACGGCGGCTCCTAATTTTTTAAGATGATCGATATTCAAAACCTGGAATTTTCTTGCACTTACAATTTTCTGTGCAGTTTTTACGCCAATTCCCGGAATTCTGAGAATCATTTTATACTCTGCAGTTTGAAGATTGACAGGAAACTGATCCAGATGTCGCAAAGCCCAACTTAATTTTGGGTCGACTTCCAAATCTAAAAATGGCATATTAAAATCTAAAATTTCATCTGCTTTAAAACCATAAAAACGCATCAGCCAATCTGATTGATACAAACGGTTTTCCCGTAAAACAGGAACTTCCGCAGTAATTGCGGGCAAACGATTATCAACGGTAACCGGAATGTAACCGGAATAATAAACCCGCTTCATTCCATAATTTTTGTAAAAATGATCCGCGACTTTTATAATTTGTAAATCGTTTTCATTGGTTGCTCCCACAATCATTTGTGTCGATTGACCAGCCGGAGCAAATTTCGGAGTACTTCGGATAATTTTCTTTTCGTCTTTATATTGTTGAATTCCTTTCTGAACAATTCTCATCGGCTGAAGCATATCTTCACGATTTTTATCGGGAGCCAATAATTTTAACCCAGATTCTGTCGGAATTTCAAGGTTGACAGATAATCGGTCTGCGTAAAGAGCTGCTTCATTCATCAAATCATCACTTGCTCCCGGAATTGATTTCAAATGAATATATCCGTTGAAATTGTGTTCGGTTCTCAGTTTTTTTGCAACACGCACCAAACGTTCCATTGTGGTATCGGCGTCTTTGAAAATTCCGGAACTTAAAAATAAACCTTCAATATAATTTCTGCGGTAAAAACTAATCGTTAAATCAACCACTTCTTCCACCGTAAAAGCAGCACGTTTAATATCATTCGATTTTCTGGAAACACAATAAATACAATCGTAAATACAATGATTGGTTAGAAGAATTTTAAGAAGCGAAACACAACGCCCATCTTCAGTATAAGTGTGACAAATTCCACTTGCTGAACTGTCGCCTAAACCGCCGTTATTTTTTCTCTTTCCACCGCTTGATGAGCACGAAACATCATACTTAGCAGCATCTGCAAGTATTTCAAGCTTCTCTTTTACACGGTCGAAATTCATTTAAGTTTAAATTAAAAAGGATTAAAATATTTATTTTCTTTAGCAAAATTAAGTCCGAAATTGAGAAAAGTCAGGGTTTTTAAGACAAACTTATCCACATATTTCCAAAGCAAAATTAGTATATTTACGGTCATCAAATTTATGAGTGAAATCGTAAAACTTACGATAACATATAAAAAAACAAACATTCTCCATATGAATCATAAACCGGTAGAAGGTTTTTCTAAATTAACCAAACAGGGAAAGATTGACTGGCTAGTTAACGAATATCTCGAAGGAAACCAGGATTATCAAAATATACTTAATCAATATTGGAACGAAAATGCAGATTTACAGAAACTTCATGATGAGTTTTCTGAAAATACAATTTCCAATTTTTATATGCCTTACGGTATTGCGCCTAATTTTTTAATCAATGGGAAATTATTTGCTTTGCCAATGGCGGTGGAAGAAAGTTCAGTCGTTGCGGCAGCTTCAAAAGCAGCAAAATTCTGGATTGATAAAGGTGGTTTTAAAACAACGATTATCAACACCGAAAAATTAGGACATACGCATTTTATCATCGATGTTGAATCTCACAAACTGCAGCATTTTTTTAATTTCAATTTAAAGAAAAAACTGTTTGAGGCAACAGAAGCGATTACGGCAAACATGAGAAATCGTGGTGGCGGAATTTTAGACATAAAATTGATTGACAAAACTTCCGAAATGCCCAATTATTATCAGCTGAAAGCAAGTTTTGATACGGTAGATTCTATGGGAGCTAACTTTATCAATTCGTGTCTGGAGCAGTTTGGGAAAACGTTGAAACAGGAAATTGTAATCAGTGAAGATTTTACTCAGGAAGAGAAAAATTCTTTACAGATTGTGATGAATATTCTTTCCAATTTCACGCCTGATTGTGTAGTGAGAGCAGAAGTTTCGTGTAAAATTGAAGATTTAAAAGACGACAGCGGAATTTCAAACGAAGAATTTGCAAGAAAATTTAAACAGGCGGTTACGATTGCTGAAATTGAACCTTTCCGTGCTACAACTCATAATAAAGGAATTATGAATGGTGTTGATGCAGTAGTTATTGCAACCGGAAATGATTTCAGAGCAACGGAAGCTTGTGCGCATGCGTATGCTGCAAAAGATGGGAAATACTCTTCGCTAACGCATTGTACAATTGATAACGGAATTTTCAGATTTTGGATTGATTTGCCAATTTCGGTTGGAGTTGTGGGTGGTTTGACGAATCTTCATCCTTTGGTAAAATTCTCTTTAGCGCTTCTTGGAAAGCCTTCTGCTCAGGAATTGATGAGTATTTTGGCGGTTTCAGGTTTGGCTCAGAATTTTGGAGCGCTTCGTTCTTTAGTAACGACAGGAATTCAAAAAGGCCACATGAAAATGCATTTGCTGAATATTTTAAATCAAATGGGCGCAACGGAAGAAGAGAAACAGCATTTTGTTACTTATTTTAAAGATAAAACGGTGACGCATCACGAAGTTATCAATGAATTTAATAGGTTAAGAGAAAAATAATGATACAGATTATTTTAGCTGTTTTGTTCATCGTATTTGCAATATTTCTTAAACAAACCAATCATCCAGGATTCAGAGGTTCTAAAAAGTTTTGGAAAATGTTTATTATTTTGGGAGTTGTGATATTGCTTAGCAGATTGGCTTCATCATTTTTAAGTCCATTGTAGTGAAAAAGAAAATTCTATTTTTTCTGCTCATTTCATGTTTAAGTTTTTCGCAGCAGAAAAATTTAAAAATAACAGATCTGCAACCCAAATCTGAAGATTTTACTTTTCCAAAAGTTTCTTATGCTGAAAAACCGTTGGTTGAATATAAAATCAATACCTATTTGCAGGTCAATCAGCTTGAATATATTCCTGGTTCAGGAGGAAATCCTTCTGCATTGGTTTCCACAGGAAAAACTTCATATTCCAACTACGTTTATTTTTATGGTTGGGAAAAACTGGAAACGCCTAAAAATATTTTGAGTATTGCCATGAGTGGAGAAGCTTCAGGAGCCTATCCTGAAGGTTTTGATATTTGGAAGAATTTTGATTTGAGAACAGGAAATTTAATCAATGCAAAAGATTTATTTCAGCCTAATTCAATAAAAACTGTTGAAGGTTTAATTCAGAAAAATATTAAGAAAGAAGTCAATGATTTTCTTGCAGCATTAAAATCTGAGAAAGATCCTTCGGAAGAGGTTTTAGACCAGATTGCTATTTATGAAGATTGTTTTACCAATTTTACTTTAGATGGAATTGAATATTATTTCGCAAAGGATAAGATAAGATTCATTGCCGGAAGATGTTCTAATCATGCGATGAGAGCACTGGACGAATTGGGAAGTCATGTGGTAGAATTTCCTTACCAAGACTTGGAAAAGTATTGGAGTTCGTATGCGAAAAACTTATTGTCAGATTCTGAAAAAGTTGATAAAACGAGCTTTAACAATAAACTCTATAAAGGAAAAATCGACGGAAAATATCCAATCACCATTTTAATAGACCAGGCCTATGAAGACGGCTCTTTTTCTGCAAAATATTGGTATGATAAAAATAAAAAGCTAATCGACTGGGATGGCAAAATAAAAGGAAACCATATTTCTATTATTGAAAACGATTATTACAGCGAAGAAACGAATCAATGGATTTTCAGAGCTTTAATAGAAGCCGATTTACAAGGAAATAAAATCTCAGGAACCTGGCAGGATTACAAAACAAAAAAATATTTAAAACTAGAATTAGAAGAATTATAAAATGAAAACAATTACTTTAGTCTTCGGTGCCGCTTACGGTATGTTATCCGTTATTTTAGGTGCTTTTGGAGCGCACGCGTTAAAGAAAATATTATCTGTAGAAAGACTGGAAAGTTTTGAAACAGGAGTAAGATATCAGATGTACGCCGCTTTCTTTTTGCTGATTACTGGATATATTTTAAAATTTGACACGTCTTCTCAAAAATGGATTTCTATTTTGATGATTGCAGGAACAATCCTATTTTCTTTCAGTATATATATGCTCAGTATGCAGGATTATTGGGGGATGAATCTTAAATTTTTAGGACCAATTACGCCACTTGGTGGTTTGTTTATGATTTTAGCTTGGTTAATGCTGATTTTTTATTTTGTTAAGAACAAAATTTAATCACATAAAAAATAAATTTTGCTCAGACTGATGCTGTAGTATTATCGAAGTTGAAGCATCTCACAAAACATTACAATAAATGATGAATGTAATTTTAAAAATAAATTAAAATGAAAATCAACAGAAGACGCCGCTTAATACGAACTTTTAACCTTCTGGATCAACCTATAAAGTTTAATCCTTTCGTATTCAGCCGTACTTTTTTTATGTGGGCAATTACAGGTTTGGTCGGCGGAATTATAGCCGGATTATACTGGATTGTTCTGGAGCATTTCACTGAGTTTTTGCATCAGTTTCAAGGTTGGATGGTGATTCCAACAATGGCAATTTCCGGTCTTTTGGCGGGTTTGGTTATCCATTTTATTGGTGATCCTGGAGAAATTCATTTAATTGTCAATAACATCAGATTTAATAAAGGAAAGTTAGAACCGAAAAATAATCCTTCCATGATTTTGTCTTCACTTTTTTGTGTGGCATCGGGTGGAAGTTTAGGTCCTGAAGCACCTTTGGTTCAGGTTACAGGCTCTACCGGAACGTATTTAGGGAAACTATTCAGGTTGAAAGGTGAAGAATTACGCTCTTTAAGTATTGCCGGAATGGCTTCCGGTTTTACCGCACTTTTCGGTGCTCCGCTTGGAGGAAGTTTATTTTCTCTTGAAATTCTGCATCACAAACATGCGGTTGAATATTATAAAGCAATCATTCCTGCTTTGGTGGCGAGCTGTTTCAGTTATCTGATGTTTGCTTTGATTATCCATTTGGGAATCGGTGCTACTTGGGATTTGAAAGCGTATCATTACACCGGAGTTTACGATTTTGCCTATGCAACTGCTTTCGGAATTGTAGGAACTTTATTTGGCTGGATTTTTATTTTTGTCGTTAAATTCTTCAAAAAAGTTTTTGAATACAGAAATTTTCCAATTTACATTAAAACTTTAGTCGGAGGGTTTTTATTAGGAATAATTGCATTCTATTTTCCGTTAACAAGATATTTCGGTCATCATGAAGTAAATGAATTGATTAATGGAGATTTTACCTTGAATTTTTTAATTATCATTTTAGTTTTCAAAATTTTAGCCATTGCAATTACTGTAACTTCAGGATGGAGAGGTGGTTTTATTATTCCTCTTTTCTTTGTGGGGACAACTTTAGGGTTGATTATTCATCAATTATTTCCTACAGTTGATACCACTTTAGCAATTGTAAGTTGTATGGCCGCAATCAATGCATGTGTAACGAGAACGCCAATGAGTACAACCATTATTTTGGGAACCTTAACTGGTTTTACTTATTTTGTTCCGATACTTTTTGCAAGTTTAACGGGATATTTCTTAGCTCCGAAAATTCCATTTATAGGTTCGCAATCGCATCAGCTTTTAGATGAATGATATTGTATTGAAGTATAAATGATTTGAAAAATTATTAAAAAATTGAATATTTATCATCTGTTTTCGAAAGAATTGAATTCAAATAGAGTTTTTGGACTCGATCTTTTAAGGGCAATAGCTATACTTTTGGTTGTAAGCTCACATGGAAATTATTTTTTTTCAAAAAAAATGATGGACTATTATAGATTTATAGATTTTGATGGTGTTTCGCTTTTTTTTGTATTAAGTGGTTTTCTAATTGGAGTTATTTTAATTAAGCAATTAGAGAATCAGCCAGCTAGTTTTAAATTGCTATTAAATTTTTGGGTTCGAAGATGGTTTAGAACATTACCTACTTATTTCCTTATTTTATTAACGTTAACCATTTTAAATAAAATATTTAATCCTTTTTTTACTTTCAGTTCAGTTCAAAAATATTATTATTTTTTTCAAAATTTATATTTTTATGAAATTGATGGTTTTTTTCCAGAATCTTGGAGCTTATCGGTAGAAGAATGGTTTTATTTATTAGTTCCGGTATTAATTTTTAGTTTGCTTTATTTTTTTAAAACCCCAAAGAGAGTTATACTCTTTGTTATAATATTTATTATTTCTTTAGTTTTTTTTATAAGATATTTAGGACATTTGAAAATTGTTTTATTTAGTCCAAAGCTTGTTATTACACGTTTAGATGCTATAATGTATGGTGTTTTTGGGGCGTATGTTTATTTTTATCATCAAAAATATTGGAAAATGAGACCCAAAACGTTATTTGTTTTAGGGCTTTTCTTATTTGCGGTTGATAGATATGTAGAAATGTCTTCAACGGTAGATTTGTTTAATTGTTATTTTGAATGCAGTATAGCACCCATCGGAACTTTATTGCTTCTTCCTTTTCTTTCAGATTTGAAGAAGCCAAATTTTAAAATATTAAACTGGGTTACGATTATCAGTACTATATCTTATTCGATGTACCTTATAAATATGTCTCTTGTAAGAGATTTTATTATTGTGAATTTACCATGGACTGGGTCTGAGATCTATCATGATTTAGTGAAGATAATAAATTATACTTTATACTGGGGAATAACTATTTCTCTGTCTATAATCATTTATCTTTTTTTTGAACATCCTATTACTAATCTTCGAGACAAAATAAGCTTACATAGATTTGAAAAATAAGAAGAATTTATAGCTCAAGGCTTTAAAAATGAAGCGATATACTAAATAAACTGATTTAGTTCATTAAAAGTTCACCAATTCCTTTTAATCTTTACTCATTTTTATTAAATTTGTCAACCTTTAAATATTAAAATAAAATAATAAAAATAATATGAATCTTCACGAGTATCAATCAAAAGAGATTTTATCAAAGTATGGTGTTGCTATCCAACGCGGTCACGTGGCAAATACTGTTGAGGAAGCAGTAGCTGCTGCTGAAAAATTAACTGCTGAAACCGGAGCTCAGGCTTGGGTTGTAAAAGCACAAATTCACGCAGGTGGTCGTGGTAAAGGTGGCGGTGTAAAGTTCTCTCCAAACATGGATAAGCTTAAAGAAAATGCTACCAATATCTTAGGAATGCAATTGATTACACCTCAGACTTCTGCTGAAGGTAAATTGGTAAATTCTGTGTTGGTTGCTGAGGATGTATATTATCCTGGAGAATCTGAAACTAAAGAATTTTATGTTTCTATCCTTTTAGACAGAGCTGAAGGTAAAAATACAATCGTATATTCTACTGAAGGTGGTATGGATATTGAGCACGTTGCTGAAGTAACTCCTCACTTAATCCACAACGAATTGATCGATGCTACTTTGGGTCTTCAAGGTTTCCAGGCTAGAAAAATTGCTTTCAACTTAGGTCTTGAAGGAAATGCGTTCAAAGAATTTACAAAATTCATCTCTTCTCTTTACAATGCTTATGTAGGAATTGATGCTTCTCTTTTCGAAATCAACCCGGTTTTGAAAACTTCTGATAACAAAATTATCGCTGTTGATGCTAAAGTAACTTTGGATGGTAACTCATTGTTCCGTCACAAAGATCTTGCTGAGTTAAGAGACACAAGAGAAGAAGATCCTTTGGATGTTGAAGCTGGTGAAGCTGGTCTTAACTTCGTAAAACTAGACGGTAACGTTGCTTGTATGGTAAACGGAGCTGGTCTTGCAATGGCGACTATGGATATCATCAAATTATCTGGTGGTAACCCTGCAAACTTCTTAGACGTTGGTGGTACTGCAGATGCTGCAAGAGTACAGACTGCTTTCGAAATCGTTTTGAGAGATCCAAACGTAAAAGCTATTTTGATTAACATCTTCGGAGGTATCGTAAGATGTGACAGAGTTGCTCAAGGTGTTGTAGATGCTTACAAAGCAATGGGAAGCCTTCCAGTTCCATTAATCGTAAGATTACAAGGTACTAATGCTGTAGAAGCTAAAAAATTAATTGACGAGTCTGGTCTTCCAGTACACTCTGCAATTACTTTAGAAGAAGCTGCAAACAAAGTAAAAGAAGTTTTAGCTTAAGACTAAAATTTTTATATAAATTGAAACCGTTCCATTTTTGGAGCGGTTTTTCTTTTTTAGAGTAATTATTTTTTTTAACACAAAAACCACAAGAAATATTTAAAGTTTAAATCCGCTCATTTTAAAGTTTATATAACAGAAAAAGTTTATACTGCCTCACAAACCTAACAGGTTTTTAAAACCTGCTAGGTTTACATCAAATAATTTGAGTATAATCAACCATCAACTAAAAACTATCAACTACCATCCAGCATTTAAATGATAGCTGACAAATCTCACAACCTGTTTTCGGCGTAAAACTTGTACCTTTATCATTAATGGAAGACCACATTTTACAGCCAAGATTTAAAGATTTTCCTCATTTCAAAGATTTTTGGACGAAAGGAAACGGAAAGCAATTAATTGATTTTTCCGGAGCAGAGGTGAGTTTCAAAGACTTCGAAAATTTCGCTCCTTTCTTTTATCATGTAGATGAAGTAGGGGATAAGGTTGTAAAAGATGTTTATTTTACTAAAAAATACAGCGAAGCATCACGAGAAATCGAGCAATATATCAGAAATGGAGTTTCAGAAAATGACGAAGTTCCCGAAAGTGTAAAAAAACTTTTTTCTCAAACGCAGAAACTTCCCGATTGGCTTGATTATAATTTAATAAAGGCAGGAGCCGAGCTATGTATGCGAAGCAATCTCGATTCTTTAATTTCGCTCAGAGATTACTGCTTAATTGGCGGTTATGATTATGCGTATCTCAACAAACCGTTGGTGGCAACCGAAGCTTTAAAAAAAGGTGCCGTAAAAAGACTTTCAGAAACATTAGATTTTTGGGTGAATGTAACAAGATACGACGCGCTGGAAATTCATAAAAAAGGCTACGAATTTGCTATAAAAACCAGACTTATCCATTCATACGCAAGACTTTCGATCAAAAAACATTACAAAAGTTGGGACACTTCAAATTGGGGCGAACCCATCAATTCATGGGATATGATGGCAACGTACATTGGTTTTAGTCTGGTTTTTCTGCACAGTCTTCATAAATTTGGCAATACTTTTTCAGAAGAGGAAGAGAAAGGTCTTTTCCACCTCTGGAAATACGTAGGATATCTACTCGGAATTCCCGAAAACCTTCTTCCCAACGATAAAAAACAGGCAACAGAATATTTCTATTTATGGACTTCCGTTCAGCCGTCTTCAGACAAAGATTCTGTTTTATTAGCACATTCTTTACTGAACGAATCTTTAGAAAACCCTATTTTAAAATATAAGTTTCAAAGAAAAAACCTGCGTTATCTGCACATTTGCTGTACTTGGTTTTTACTTGATGATGAAGTTTGCAAAAGACTTCAAATTCCTGACGTTCCTTTCAAAAAAGGGTTCCCTATTACTAAGAAGATTATCAACAAAATATACGATTCCACGGTAAGCCGTGAAGCAAGAATAAAAAAAGGAAATAAAGACCAAATGAAAGTGTTGGAAGATTATCTGAGAATTACCCAAAATTCAAATTTCCATTAAGAAATTACCCATTACCCATTACCCATTGCTCATTACTCATGTTTAGAAGCTTAATCCCGCTTTCACTACTCGCTTTTTTCTGGTTGCTTCACAAGCTCAGCTACCAGAAAAAGAGCTCAGACATGCCGTTCAATCGGGGCTAAGATATCCAGCAAATATTCAAAATTTTCCCCAATACAAAATACGGAGTAGCATTTACATTTACAGAACTATTATTTTAAAATTTAACAATTTTTAGAATGTACTTATGATTTAAATATTGGTTTTTGAGATTAAAATTCTGTACTTTTGATAAATTATATACAATCGAAATGAGCAACATAGATGATAAGAAAAAAGCACTTGCTTTAGTGCTTGAAAAATTAGATAAGACTTACGGAAAGGGAACTGTAATGACTTTAGGAGATAGCGAAATCGATACAACGATTGAGGTTATTCCTTCAGGGTCATTAGGTTTAGACATCGCTTTGGGCGTTGGTGGATATCCAAGAGGAAGAATCATTGAGATCTACGGACCAGAATCTTCAGGTAAAACAACATTAACGCTTCATGCAATCGCTGAAGCTCAAAAAGCAGGCGGAATTGCTGCTTTTATTGATGCTGAGCATGCTTTCGACAGAGGATATGCTGCAAAATTGGGAATCGATTTAGAAAACCTAATCATTTCTCAACCAGACAACGGTGAACAGGCTTTAGAAATTGCTGATAATCTGATTCGTTCAGGAGCTATTGATATTGTCGTAATTGACTCAGTAGCTGCATTGACTCCAAAAGCAGAGATTGAAGGTGAAATGGGAGATTCTAAAATGGGTCTTCATGCAAGATTGATGTCTCAGGCTTTGAGAAAATTGACTGCAACGATTAACAGAACAAAATGTACCGTAATTTTCATCAACCAGTTGAGAGAAAAGATTGGTGTAATGTTCGGAAATCCTGAAACTACAACGGGTGGTAATGCATTGAAGTTTTACGCTTCTGTAAGATTAGACATCAGAAAAGCAAGTGCACCGATTAAAAATGGAGATGAAGCTATCGGTAGCCGTGTGAAAGTGAAAGTGGTGAAGAATAAGGTAGCTCCACCTTTCAAAATGGCAGAATTTGACATTATGTACGGTGAGGGTGTTTCTAAAACTGGCGAAATCTTAGATACTGCAGTTGATATGGGAATTGTGAAGAAAAGCGGTTCTTGGTTCAGCTATGGTGAAACTAAATTGGGTCAAGGTCGTGATGCGGTAAGAGATTTGTTGAAAGACAATCCTGAATTGGCAGAAGAACTTGAAAACAAAGTAAAAGAAGAAATTGCCAACAAAAAGTAATTTGTTTTCATTAAAATACTAAAGACAGCTGAAAGGCTGTCTTTTTTTATATCCAAACCTAACGGGTTTCAAAAACCCGTTAGGTTTATTTCAAATAAAAATGCCAATCTGTCACTTTCTTTTCAATGGTATTTTTTTTGAGATTTGAAAACCAAATTTAAAAATAAAATAAAATGACAAAAGGAAATATCAATGTTTCGGTGGAAAATATTTTTCCGTTAATCAAGAAGTTTCTATACAGCGACCACGAAATCTTTTTAAGAGAATTAATTTCAAACGCAACAGACGCTACTTTAAAATTAAAGCATTTAACATCAATCGGAGAAGCGAAAGTAGAGTACGGAAACCCGAAAATTGAAGTTAAAATAGATAAAGAAAACAGAAAACTTCACATCATCGACCAAGGTTTGGGAATGACGGCCGAAGAAGTTGAAAAATACATCAATCAGGTTGCATTTTCAGGAGCTGAAGAATTCTTAGAAAAATATAAAGACTCAGCTAAAGATTCGGGTATTATCGGGCACTTTGGTTTAGGTTTCTACTCTGCATTTATGGTAGCAGAACAAGTGGAAATTATTACTAAATCTTTCAAAGATGAACCTGCTGTTCACTGGGTTTGCGACGGAAGTCCGGAATTTACTTTAGAAGAAACAACTGCAAAAACAGAC is drawn from Chryseobacterium muglaense and contains these coding sequences:
- the recA gene encoding recombinase RecA translates to MSNIDDKKKALALVLEKLDKTYGKGTVMTLGDSEIDTTIEVIPSGSLGLDIALGVGGYPRGRIIEIYGPESSGKTTLTLHAIAEAQKAGGIAAFIDAEHAFDRGYAAKLGIDLENLIISQPDNGEQALEIADNLIRSGAIDIVVIDSVAALTPKAEIEGEMGDSKMGLHARLMSQALRKLTATINRTKCTVIFINQLREKIGVMFGNPETTTGGNALKFYASVRLDIRKASAPIKNGDEAIGSRVKVKVVKNKVAPPFKMAEFDIMYGEGVSKTGEILDTAVDMGIVKKSGSWFSYGETKLGQGRDAVRDLLKDNPELAEELENKVKEEIANKK